The proteins below are encoded in one region of Paramisgurnus dabryanus chromosome 2, PD_genome_1.1, whole genome shotgun sequence:
- the LOC135731321 gene encoding uncharacterized protein — translation MSKNVETRAPSRRKWTVEKEERLVERWAEQPCLFDVNCHSYHDRVEKEKKWTDIAEAIDMPVAEVKTRSVSLRTQFCRLLRPLPSGSGDKALTSKQKWILRHLDFLKPFVTPRNAETTLAIDDNDTDTQGTVADDEVSSPGENSLETAPRASTPGPSRSSSPPSPAPRGCRPLTKKPRRPNDSDIELEKLEVLKEMSNTVKFGLNPEKQDRIDDESGFGRQVAVEVNHIKDPILKTRAKKRIMTTLYEFQEADQNLTGRAQQWAKPNDQFNIWSQQTPPQYKPRELQHNETQPHIQPQTSHPTSHHHAYTLPHGQPSYVQLLEDSEDN, via the exons ATGTCGAAGAACGTGGAAACACGAGCGCCAAGTAGGCGAAAATGgactgtggagaaagaggagcgcCTTGTCGAGCGGTGGGCAGAGCAGCCGTGTCTTTTTGATGTAAACTGCCATTCATACCACGACAGAgtggaaaaagaaaagaagTGGACCGATATTGCCGAAGCCATCGACATGCCTG TTGCTGAGGTTAAAACACGCAGCGTGTCTCTCAGGACACAGTTTTGCCGTCTGCTGAGACCTCTACCAAGTGGGAGTGGGGACAAGGCCCTCACTTCTAAACAAAAGTGGATCTTGCGACATTTAGACTTTCTAAAGCCATTTGTTACGCCCCGCAATGCTGAGACTACCCTTGCT ATTGACGACAATGACACAGACACACAGGGGACAGTGGCTGATGATGAAGTGTCCTCTCCTGGGGAAAATTCTTTGGAGACTGCGCCTAGGGCATCTACACCAGGACCATCAAGGTCCTCAAGCCCACCATCACCGGCACCAAGAGGCTGCCGCCCTTTAACCAAAAAGCCAAGACGTCCCAATGACAGTGACATTGAGCTTGAGAAGCTTGAAGTCCTGAAAGAAATGTCCAACACTGTGAAATTTGGTTTGAACCCGGAAAAGCAAGATAGAATAGATGATGAGTCTGGCTTTGGACGACAAGTTGCAGTCGAGGTCAATCACATCAAAGACCCAATTTTGAAAACAAGAGCCAAAAAGAGAATTATGACAACACTGTATGAATTCCAAGAAGCAGATCAGAATTTGACAGGCCGGGCACAACAGTGGGCAAAACCTAATGATCAGTTTAACATTTGGTCACAGCAAACACCACCACAATACAAACCCAGAGAGCTACAACATAATGAAACACAGCCTCACATTCAGCCTCAGACCTCACACCCAACATCTCACCATCACGCATACACTCTTCCCCATGGGCAACCAAGTTACGTGCAACTCCTTGAAGACAGTGAGGATAATTAA